Within Plectropomus leopardus isolate mb chromosome 23, YSFRI_Pleo_2.0, whole genome shotgun sequence, the genomic segment ACAAGACAAAACTGTGCATGTGCCTTGATAATGAACACCACTGATGTCCCAAAGAACACTCTTCCAAGGTTTGATTTATTAAGATATGAGTGTGAGAATGTCACGCCATCAGCTGTGTTATTTGTCTTAACTGTTCGCTCCTCTTGACGCCAGGCTGTCGGTCAGTGTCTGTCAGATTATCGGCCCAACAGTGACGGCAGCTTCAGGACAGTAAGTGGGATGCTGGGTGTATCCAGATCTTTGATGGTGGTCACCATGAGTGGTAGTGAGAGGGGCACGGTGTTGAATATCTGTCATAATTGTGTAATGCCACATTTATAGTATCTCAGAAAAACAGcatacctttttatttatttgtataaattTACTTCTACACAGAGCCTATACAGGTAGCCTAAACAAATTGTTTTGTGCACTTCAAACAGTGGCTAATAAATGTTGAACAAAAGTTACATTTGCTCAACTTACTCCAACGcagaaaggagagaagaaggaaGTGACGTTATGTACAaccatttcatttttgattagGCCCATGTTCACAAGAAAAGGATTAGCTGAGATGATGTTATCAGGCGGACCAATAACTGTTGTTGGGACTGCGACGTGTAGTCACGCTTCTGAGGAGGTGCATGTCAGGTCATAGCTTCGGCTGCACATGTTTAATTCAACATAAACTGGTTTTTAGGTGGACAGTTGTTTCTCTGCATACATGCCCTGAATTGTGTTTTGTCGGATTTCTCACACGTAGTTTGTGCAGGACAGCAGAGAGAAAGTtttgtgtgtaggatttagtggcatgtagtgccaagcatgtaggagagcTACGATGGCAGATTCACAAAAACGTGAATGGCCGTGTTGAGAGCCAGCAGAGCCAGGATAGATGGCCCGTAAATCCTACACCACTCATTAAACTACATACTTCAAACATTAACTCTGACTCTTATTTAATGACACatgagctgcagtgtgtgtgcgtgtgtgtgtgtgagagagagcataTGGATAACAGACTCAGTGCCTCCCTGGGTTTTCGTGGGACGGTGTTTCTGGGCTCACAGTAGTTCTCCACTGTGGTGTGAATTGATGCACTCTACTACCTCACTTTGGTGTGAAACGAGCGCCGTGTTTGTTTGCCACCTTGTTGGcttcacagcagcagtttaGGCAACTGTGAGGTGAACAGAGGCTGGAGTCGATGTGAGTGATGTGATGATGCCAAAATCGTGATGTTCaaggtctttttttattcagttttgtaCTTATTGTTTTCCTAAAAGACTTCTGGCTCTCATATCCCAGTTATTATCACTTATGAAGCACGACAGTTAATAAATGTCAGATTTTGGGCATCGTCATTGTATTTTACTTATTGTAAAGGGCTAAACATTTGATATTAGATAATAGACAAAAAGGGAATGAGAGGATGATTTAATAATCCTGATCTCACTTTGATTTTATTCACAGGCTCATAAGGTTCAGATCTGTCTTCCAGGGAGGAAGAAGGAGGCAGTGAAGAAGCAGGTGAAGAAACCAAGCGCCGCCTCAGTGTCTGCGAAAAATCAGGCCAACCtgcaaaagtaaacaaacatgtttttactctGCTTAGGTTTCAGTTCTTGCTGTCTCTCCTTTAGTTGTCTCCTCAGCAGCAGATGTCTATAATTCGCAGCACATCTTCCTCCGCAGGTCTTCGTCTGTGAGCTCAGAGGAGGCACTCCCTGAGAAAGAGAAGACcgatgcagaggaggagaaggaagaggaggtgcagaaggaTGAGGCAGCTCCAGTGGAAGAGCTGGTGGctgctgcgccctctgctgccCGGGAAGTGCCAGCACACCTTCAGAggcaaaaagtaaagaaaatgatCCAACCCAGAGAAGCTCCTGACCCAAATGTTCTGGAAAACTTCATCGTTTCatcatattttctcattttctctccatccttGTAGATCCCAGAGGAGTTTGACATCGACTCTGAGAACTCTGAGGACTGTTACATGTGTCCGGAGTATGCAAAGGACATCTTCGACTacctgaaaaagagagaggtgaGCCAAACCAAAACAGTGAAACCAAATGGCAAAAGAAGTTTGAAGCACATTCTCAGGATCTAAAGTAGCTTTGGTTTCTGAAAAGGCTACTCAAGGGGCAAAatctgtctgttttcatgtgGTCTCTCTTCTGTTTTACTGTGTGCAGGAGAAGTTTGTCCTCTGTAACTACATGCCCAAACAGCCCAGCCTCAATGCAGAGATGAGAGCAATCCTGATTGACTGGCTGGTGGAAGTGCAGGTCAGTTTTCCTGGTTGCGTGCAGTAAACTTTTGTTAATACGATACATGTAAAGTGGgtacatttaaagtaaaatcattGCTACTTTCAACTTTGAGGGgttaaattaaacttaaactttgaagcacataattacaaaaatcaaaaaaacacacatgttgCCTCTCAGGGTgccagaaaacaacattttagcaAAACAAAAGTTGTGTGTCGCTGACATGCCAGCTAATGTTACTGTAATGTTGCCTctccgtttgtttgtttgtttttttgcagcatgttGACGAGattctgtttgtgttcatttaGGAAAACTTTGAGCTGTACCATGAGACACTGTACCTGGCTGTAAAGATGGCAGACCACTACCTCTCCAAGACTCCGGTCCACAGGGAGATGCTGCAGCTCGTCGGCTCCACCGCCATGCTCATAGCCTCCAAATTTGAGGTGAGGAGAACACTGAATCTCAAATACAGTAAATGATGGAATTTTTTCTGGCCCCTAACACcgtttcatgttttattttgacgaTCCTGCAGGAGCGGAGTCCGCCTTGTGTCGACGACTTTCTTTATATTTGTGATGATGCGTACAAGAGGGAGGAGCTCATCTCCATGGAGGCCAACATCCTGCAGGCTCTTTCCTTTGACATCAACATCCCCATTCCCTATCGGTTCCTCAGACGCTATgccaaggtgtgtgtgtgtgtgcgtgtgcgtgcgtgtgcgtgtgtgtgtgtgtgtgtgtgtgtgtgtgtgtgtgtgtgtgtgtgtgtgcgcgcgcgcgcgccaCAGAGAGCCCTTTGCTCGTCACAGTCTCTGGACGTCCGTATTTCCTCCTCTGAGTGTGTGCTgtgctgtctctgcagtgtgtgagtgcTGGCATGGACACGCTGACTCTGGCTCGGTACTACTGCGAGATGAGTCTCATGGAGATGGAGCTGGTTCCTGAGAGAGGCTCGCTGCTCGCCTCAGCCTGCCTGCTGATGGCGCTGGTCACCAAAGACCTGGGAGGATGGG encodes:
- the ccnb3 gene encoding G2/mitotic-specific cyclin-B3 isoform X2 encodes the protein MPVTRGKKPTGSAGSKIPKLNATKNENQDEGPQVKRSSSPPNGAPKKRPAFIDITNAHKVQICLPGRKKEAVKKQVKKPSAASVSAKNQANLQKSSSVSSEEALPEKEKTDAEEEKEEEVQKDEAAPVEELVAAAPSAAREVPAHLQRQKIPEEFDIDSENSEDCYMCPEYAKDIFDYLKKREEKFVLCNYMPKQPSLNAEMRAILIDWLVEVQENFELYHETLYLAVKMADHYLSKTPVHREMLQLVGSTAMLIASKFEERSPPCVDDFLYICDDAYKREELISMEANILQALSFDINIPIPYRFLRRYAKCVSAGMDTLTLARYYCEMSLMEMELVPERGSLLASACLLMALVTKDLGGWSPILQFHSGYQTSDLAPVVRKLYEMLLAPPDDKLRAIRNKYSHKVFFEVASLPLVNADILEKALSQ
- the ccnb3 gene encoding G2/mitotic-specific cyclin-B3 isoform X1 translates to MPVTRGKKPTGSAGSKIPKLNATKNENQDEGPQVKRSSSPPNGAPKKRPAFIDITNAVGQCLSDYRPNSDGSFRTAHKVQICLPGRKKEAVKKQVKKPSAASVSAKNQANLQKSSSVSSEEALPEKEKTDAEEEKEEEVQKDEAAPVEELVAAAPSAAREVPAHLQRQKIPEEFDIDSENSEDCYMCPEYAKDIFDYLKKREEKFVLCNYMPKQPSLNAEMRAILIDWLVEVQENFELYHETLYLAVKMADHYLSKTPVHREMLQLVGSTAMLIASKFEERSPPCVDDFLYICDDAYKREELISMEANILQALSFDINIPIPYRFLRRYAKCVSAGMDTLTLARYYCEMSLMEMELVPERGSLLASACLLMALVTKDLGGWSPILQFHSGYQTSDLAPVVRKLYEMLLAPPDDKLRAIRNKYSHKVFFEVASLPLVNADILEKALSQ